The DNA segment GACTGGGGCAGCGCGTAGAATTTACCGGCATGGACACGACTTGGTACCAGATAGTCGCGGGCGCCTTCGGGGGTGCTCTTGATGAGAATCGGCGTCTCAATCTCAATAAAACCATCCGCATCGAAGAAATCGCGAATGAATTTCACCACCTGGTGACGTAGTATCATGTTCTCCCGCATTACTGCTCGTCGCAGGTCGAGGTAGCGATATTTCAAGCGCAGGTTTTCTTCCACTTCTACATCTTCATTGATGTAAAAAGGTGGTGTTTTCGACGGATTTAAAATTTTTGCGTCATGCGCGATTACCTCAACCTCACCGGTGGATAATTTGAGATTCTCTGTTCCCGGCGGACGTTTGGCCACTTCGCCACTCGCCCACACCACGAATTCGCTGCGCATCTGGCTGGCCACTTTATGGCACGACTTTGACACCTCGGGATTGAAAGCAACCTGAACGATGCCCTCTCTATCGCGGAGGTCGATAAAGATGAGACCGCCATGGTCCCGGCGTCGGTCCACCCAGCCGGCCAGGGTTACCGTCTGACCAACGTTTTCTTTTCTCAGTTCACCGCAATTGTGACTTTTAAGCAAGACCAGCCCCCTGAACCCCTGCTCTCCTGTTTAAACGATGGATTTGACCGCTTCTACGACCGTATCTTCTTGGGGTAGCACCATTCTCTCCAACGCACGGTTAACCGGTATGATAGTATCGGGTGTAGCTACCCGCTGTATGGGTGCGTCAAGATGGTCAAATGCTCGTTCCTGAACGAGAGCTGCGATTTCCGCGCCAACACCGCACGTTTTCATCGCCTCGTGGGCAATAATTAGTTTTCCTGTTTTCTTCACCGAATTAATTATGGTATCGATATCCAGCGGACGAAGCGTTCGCGGGTCAACGACTTCCGCTTCAATCCCCTCATCTGACAGCGTCTGGGCAGCGTTCAGCGTCTTGGGCAGCAACGTTCCCCAGGCCACAATGGTAACATCTTTTCCCTCTCTCTTGACCTCCGATTTCCCCAGCGGAATCACATATTCCTCTTCCGGCACCGGTCCACTCACACCGTAGAGAACACCTGGCTCCAGGAATATAATCGGGTTGGGGTCTCTGATGGCTGCCTTCAATAACCCTTTGACATCGTAGGGTGTGGACGGCATGACCACTTTCAAACCTGGTACGTGGACAAACCAGGCTTCAAAGCTCTGTGAGTGCTGACCTCCCAGGCCAATGCCTCCCTCGGCGGCTGCTCTGATGACCATTGACACCTCGGGATGCCCCCCGGAGAGATAGCGCATTTTGGCAGTCTGGTTGACGATTTCGTCCATGCAGATGGTCATCCAGTCGACTCGCATTATCTCGGCTATCGGCCGCATTCCCGCCATGGCGGCT comes from the Chloroflexota bacterium genome and includes:
- a CDS encoding alpha-ketoacid dehydrogenase subunit beta, whose protein sequence is MPQRQISYREALAEAIKEEMARDDRVILIGEDVGVLGGAFSATKGVYDAFGGERVIDTPISETAIVGYALGAAMAGMRPIAEIMRVDWMTICMDEIVNQTAKMRYLSGGHPEVSMVIRAAAEGGIGLGGQHSQSFEAWFVHVPGLKVVMPSTPYDVKGLLKAAIRDPNPIIFLEPGVLYGVSGPVPEEEYVIPLGKSEVKREGKDVTIVAWGTLLPKTLNAAQTLSDEGIEAEVVDPRTLRPLDIDTIINSVKKTGKLIIAHEAMKTCGVGAEIAALVQERAFDHLDAPIQRVATPDTIIPVNRALERMVLPQEDTVVEAVKSIV